One segment of Leptotrichia sp. OH3620_COT-345 DNA contains the following:
- a CDS encoding single-stranded DNA-binding protein (phage single-stranded DNA-binding protein): protein AKESGEYVNYNFVFPTVEKVFITNDNSSQSQAKQDLFGGSEPVEVDESELPF, encoded by the coding sequence GCCAAGGAATCAGGAGAATACGTAAATTATAACTTTGTTTTCCCTACGGTTGAAAAAGTATTTATCACTAATGATAATAGTAGTCAATCACAAGCTAAACAAGACTTATTTGGTGGTTCTGAACCTGTTGAAGTTGATGAATCAGAACTTCCTTTCTAG